ctctttgaagaaacctacataatatgagctataacaacatttaatttccctttgagattaataaagtatttttgaattgaattgaaaaaagcAAGCATCCCAAGTACAAGAAAGAAACATAAAGGAAAGATCTTCAGAGAGTCTGAAGATCTTTTGATCAAGGCAACATTGATAGATTAAAAGAGAATCTacatcagttaaattaaactagaAAGACATTAGGCCTAGTGTTAAATGTCTGTACAGTACTGCATTTAGAGTCAGTGTTTTTCATCACACCAGTCATCAGTTTGTTAGACCAGGGCCCCCTGGCAAGAGTGCCTTGACACAAGTCCTATTAAAGAAATACGTTCAGGGATGTCTGTCATTACAAGATGGTAGATGGTATATAGGCCTAAAAGACCATGTTgaaaaaataatgaacattCATGCATATTATGCTTACATAATGTTTAGATTAAAATTAGGTTATTTCAACAGAAAGTAGACAGAACAGAACACTAAGAACCAAAACTGTAGTTCTAAGGCAGGAACTCTGAGGATAAACGACCTACCTTAGATTATATTTCTGTTTAGTAACATAGCAGAAATTGGTAGGCTGAATTTTTGACTCCAGTTCAAAGGGATATGTCTGTTGCCTCTGAGCGCTTTGTTGGAGTAGGTAGGAGCACCTGTAAGTGTAGGTGCGCGCAACGTTTATTGGAATATGCATGGGGAAAGGaaaataccaaaacaaaacaaaaaaaagttcagCAAGATGAGGTGCAATGTAATGAGTTCAAACCGCTTTTAGCCCGGCTTGGAAAAAAAAGTCCTTCAACTACTTATTTAATGCAGAAAATGTTATGTTTCTGAatgaccaacaaaaaaaaaaaaaaacatcttgttcCAAAGACTGCAGCAAACTGGATTTCAAAGCAGTAAAGCCATATAAAAGAGCTAATATAGGCAATATGACAGGTAGACTCACTGCCTGTTGGCTGCAACAGGAAAATGTTACGTCTGTTAGCAGCTATGCAACACCAAGCCCAAAAGCCAAAATGGAACAAAGTAACTGATCCAAAAATTCTATTTTggtcaaaaaatataaaaatagctTTCCCCAGCATTTTCTACATTGATGTAAAGTTTATACACAATCATTTTCCGTTTGACATTCAGAACATCCTTGCAGCATTTCTTTGCTGAAGAGTGCCCTCTGTAAATACTCTATATGAATGTGTGATAATAAATACATGCATTGCTAATGTaaactgttttgtttgtgttaaacaAGATGAAAACTCAGCCATTAGAAAAACGGGCAGCAGCAGCAACGGCTTCTCCAaggccattttggatttttttcctcCACATCATTGGGTCAGCAGACCTCTATATGCTTCAGACAACGTAATAGCAAACACTGCTGCTTTTACAGAGCTGGTCACAACCGTTAGTGCATTAGCAGCACCTGGCTTCAACACAACCGCTTACATCTTCTATACGCAGCAtaggtgtacttagtttttccccCTTGGCTGTATTGACAACTCCTGTACAGATGGCTATATttcaaaaagttttaaaaaggatTTGAAGTGATCTGAATGAAGggtacaaacacacaaacaagtaTAGCTGGTTGCTTTATTTGTTACAAAAAATGATTTCATGAAAGTGAAATGCAATATTCTGAATGCTCAGTTGAACCACATGCCTAACCTGTGAAAAATTATATCCTGTGTCCTTTCCAGCCCCCCGCCCACATCCAATCCCACCCCATCAAACATCAACCCTCTAACTTCCTGTGCAATTTTCTTCTTGGTTTACTTGGAGCCAGTGGACAGAAGAGCAATGAGTCCTGAGGAGGCACTGATGGACAGAATGTAGTTGCTGGGAAATAGATgattaaggagaaaaaaaaatccaccttTTCCAAACAACCACCAAATGTTCTGTTTACAATTTTCATCTCTGCACATACTGTTCATGGAAGCTCAAAGTACAGATTACCTGCAACctggacatacaggtccttctcaaaatattagcatattgtgataaagttcattattttccataatatcatgatgaaaatttaacattcatatattttagattcattgcacactaactgaaatatttcaggtcttttattgtcttaatacggatgattttggcatacagctcatgaaaacccaaaattcctatctcacaaaattagcatatcattaaaagggtctctaaacgagctatgaacctaatcatctgaatcaacgagttaactctaaacacctgcaaaagattcctgaggcctttaaaactcccagcctggttcatcactcaaaaccccaatcatgggtaagactgccgacctgactgctgtccagaaggccactattgacaccctcaagcaagagggtaagacacagaaagaaatttctgaacaaataggctgttcccagagtgctgtatcaaggcacctcagtgggaagtctgtgggaaggaaaaaagtgtggcagaaaatgctgcacaacgagaagaggtgaccggaccctgaggaagattgtggagaagggccgattccagaccttgggggacctgcggaagcagtggactgagtctggagtagaaacatccagagccaccgtgcacaggcgtgtacaggaaatgggctacaggtgccgcattccccaggtcaagccacttttgaaccagaaacagcggcagaagcgcctgacctgggctacagagaagcagcactggactgttgctcagtggtccaaagtacttttttcggatgaaagcaaattctgcatgtcattcggaaatcaaggtgccagagtctggaggaagactggggagaaggaaatgccaaaatgccagaagtccagtgtcaagtacccacagtcagtgatggtctggggtgccgtgtcagctgctggtgttggtccactgtgttttatcaagggcagggtcaatgcagctagctatcaggagattttggagcacttcatgcttccatctgctgaaaagctttatggagatgaagatttcatgtttcagcacgacctggcacctgctcacagtgccaaaaccactggtaaatggtttactgaccatggtatcactgtgctcaattggcctgccaactctcctgacctgaaccccatagagaatctgtgggatattgtgaagagaacgttgagagactcaagacccaacactctggatgagctaaaggccgctatcgaagcatcctgggcctccataagacctcagcagtgccacaggctgattgcccgaccaagtattgagtgcataactgtacatgattatttgaaagttgacgttttttgtattaaaaacacttttcttttattggtcagatgaaatatgctaattttgtgagataggaattttgggttttcatgagctgtatgccaaaatcatccgtattaagacaataaaagacctgaaatatttcagttagtgtgcaataaatctaaaatatatgaatgttaaattttcatcattacattatggaaaataatgaactttatcacaatatgctaatattttgagaaggacctgtagtagatGCTGAAAATTGATAAATGAAAGTTCAAAACATCCTAGACAGCAGTcttaaatgttggatttttcaTGTTGAGCAAAAGAATTGTTAAAAAGTTCTTTAATTCTGATCACCACAAATCTCAATAATCATGGCTAAAAAGTAAGTTGACTGAAAGGATACACAGTGGGGTTGAAGTTCTTGAGCAAGAAGAAGGAAGCGACGATGACGAGCACCAGGAAGAGAGTGTTGTTGTAAAAGATGGAGAAGGTGGTGGCTTCATAGTCAGCGACCTCGTTCTTCTTCCACAGGATCCTAGAGAAATGAGGGTTTAACTGAGTCAATCTCTTTCATCCCTCTGCACTACCAGTGAATGATTGTTTCACTAATGATGTTTAGATAAAGTGCAGTATTGCTTTAGGgttatttcttaaaaaaaaaggacaaaaacaacattCGGTTTGCTTTCATTTATAAACTTCACCTCTCATCCTTCTCTTTGCGTGACATCTTGCGGTTGTCCGCTTCAGACAGCTTCCTGGTTACCTCCTTGGAAACGGCATCCTCGCGTTTCTGAGCGActctaaaaggaggaaaaacaaaactcaagtGACCATGCAAATTTACAGATTACTTTCTTTCAGCATTTCTCTATATTGTCAACATGATCACACTAAGCTGTTCTGTTCATCCTTCTTACTTGTGTTTAAGTACAAACTTGACGTTCTTGTAGGCAAAAGCTACCAGATATGTGCTGACCAGAGTCATTACAGCGTACAAAACCGCAGACTGGACAAGGTCCATGTGCCAGATCCTCCAAAACAGCCCTGTGAGGACACACatgcaaagaaaacaaacatcagaatacattttaattccACCAATATCGCACCTTGTCTAAAATCTGTATCCTGTGTGGACCTAACATAACTATTTCTCACTGCTTTAACGCACATTGAACTGAACAAACAACTACCAAAATTGGATCGTGGGAATAATTATCGGAAAAAAGTTGCTTCTTCCACAAATCATAGAGATGCACGAAAAACAATGTATTGGGAACATAACATTTCACATACATTGCCTTGTAAAAGTTATATCACAACCATGAACTTCAGTGTACTACAGTACTAGTTTATGAGCTAGACTAggacaaagtagtacataatagCACAAAGGAAAACACGTTTTGAATGTCTTTAAGACGGTTGTGTGGTGTTCACTTGCACTCAGTTCCCCAGAATCAAGAACTTTATAGAACCACCTCTAGTTGCAATTACTGTTTCAAGTCTTTCGGGGTAGGTCTTTACCAGCTGCGCATCTAGAGTAAAAGACTTGCCagctctttgcaaaacagctcaggtttagtcaggttggatggagaacatctggtCAGAGCACGTTCTTCCATGCTGTGTCCCTGACATGGCTTGAGGTGAACCGACTTTCTTTTAAACAGTGGCTTTCCTTCTGCCACTCTcccataaaaagaaaactaattgATCCCCTTTCAGCAGATTCCTCCCATCTGAGCTATGGATctttacagctcctccagagttaccataggtctcttggctgtttctctgattaatgttgtcCTTGCCCTGTCAGATAAGACCgacggccatgtcttgttaGGCCTACATTCATGTCGTACtccttgtattttaaaatgattgtaTAAAGCGTGCTCAGTGGGATGTTAAAAGCTTCTGTTTTTTCACGACTATTTCTAACAACCCTGAGTttgtcacagaacagctgcagctTTACTGAAGGCAAATGGATTTCATGTAGAGGTACCAGACTaatggaaactgaaaacagataaaCAGCACACTTTAAGtttgtatttgcaaaaaatatatataaataataaatataaccacgagtaattttcctttcactttacaattatgcacaactcAGTGCTCGTTTAATCACtcaacactgaagtttgtggttgtaagggGGCGCAAAGGAGGTTcaagaatgaaaacaaacaaaaaatcacaATGTTTTAATGCCTCACTTTCGTCACTAGCTAAGTCTAGTTCACATCAGATGTAGCACAACTCTCTGTAGCCATTTTTCTCCATCACTTTTGATTCCCGTGCCTTAAGCCTTTAATTAGGTCGCGTTACGTTTCTTAAAAGCTCGCCTTCCGTCTTTGTTTATACTTTAATAGTCCTCCAAAGAGGCAGAGTTAGCTGAGACAGTTGGCAGCAGCGGTTTTACTCACAGATGGGGATGGCTGAAACGATGAGGGCATTCCCGTAAAACAAAGCCGTTGACTTTGCCGACAGATTTCTGCTGAAGTCCTGCAGGAGAAGGTCCTCTTCGGACTGCTGCTTGTTGCTGCCTTTGGGGGGCATTTTTCTAGAAGAGAGGCCGGTCTGTTAGCTACTCAGAAGCGGACAGAGGAGGACTGACACGTCGGTGAATGAGAGGAAGAGGGACGCGTCAGCATAAACCTGGAACTAAATCGGCTGATTTCCTCTGTTAAAAATAAGCAACTGTTACTGAGTGCTGCCCCCTGCTGAACGATAACTACAACActgcattcagtcagtcagtccttttctaccgcttattccatagtgggtcgcggggaagctggtgcctatctccagcagtctatgggcgagaggcagggtacaccctggacaggtcgccagtccatcacagggcaacacacaaacaaccatacacacacctaagggcaatttagagtgac
This genomic window from Girardinichthys multiradiatus isolate DD_20200921_A chromosome 18, DD_fGirMul_XY1, whole genome shotgun sequence contains:
- the ssr3 gene encoding translocon-associated protein subunit gamma translates to MPPKGSNKQQSEEDLLLQDFSRNLSAKSTALFYGNALIVSAIPIWLFWRIWHMDLVQSAVLYAVMTLVSTYLVAFAYKNVKFVLKHKVAQKREDAVSKEVTRKLSEADNRKMSRKEKDERILWKKNEVADYEATTFSIFYNNTLFLVLVIVASFFLLKNFNPTVNYILSISASSGLIALLSTGSK